From Deinococcus reticulitermitis, the proteins below share one genomic window:
- a CDS encoding single-stranded DNA-binding protein, which produces MARGMNHVFLIGALARDPELRYTASGMAVFEATVAGEDRIIGNDGRERNLPWYHRVSILGKPAEWQAERNLKGGDAVLVEGSLEYHQWEAPEGGKRSLVRVKALRMEQLGSAPELVQDAGGGVRMQGAMNEVVLVGNVVRDPEIRYTPAGDAVLGLGIAVNETWNDRAGQRQEKTHWIDATLWRDLAESMKDLRKGDPVLIQGRLVNESWTDKDGNKRNNTKVEATRVEALARGAATPNSGYAAATPAAPRTQTASSGARPQAGAGQAQSSRATNPGSRSGGLDIDQGLDDFPPEEDDLPF; this is translated from the coding sequence ATGGCCCGAGGCATGAACCACGTCTTTTTGATCGGAGCACTCGCCCGCGATCCCGAACTGCGCTACACCGCGAGCGGCATGGCAGTCTTTGAAGCCACCGTCGCCGGGGAAGACCGCATCATCGGCAACGACGGACGCGAGCGCAACTTGCCCTGGTACCACCGGGTGTCGATTCTGGGCAAACCCGCCGAGTGGCAGGCCGAGCGCAACCTCAAGGGAGGCGACGCCGTGCTCGTCGAGGGCAGCCTCGAGTACCACCAGTGGGAAGCGCCCGAGGGCGGCAAACGCTCGCTCGTGCGTGTCAAGGCCCTGCGGATGGAACAGCTCGGGTCCGCCCCCGAACTCGTTCAGGATGCGGGCGGCGGCGTACGCATGCAGGGCGCGATGAACGAAGTCGTCCTGGTCGGCAACGTCGTGCGCGACCCCGAGATCCGCTACACCCCGGCTGGGGACGCGGTGCTGGGGCTGGGCATCGCCGTGAACGAGACCTGGAACGACCGCGCTGGGCAGCGCCAGGAAAAGACCCACTGGATCGACGCGACGCTCTGGCGTGACCTCGCCGAGAGTATGAAGGACCTCCGCAAGGGAGACCCCGTGCTGATTCAGGGCCGGCTCGTCAACGAGTCGTGGACCGACAAAGACGGCAACAAGCGCAACAACACCAAAGTAGAGGCGACGCGAGTCGAAGCCCTCGCCCGAGGCGCCGCCACCCCCAATTCCGGGTACGCGGCAGCCACCCCCGCCGCACCTCGCACGCAGACCGCGAGCAGTGGGGCGCGTCCCCAGGCCGGAGCGGGCCAGGCCCAGTCCAGCCGGGCGACGAACCCGGGGAGCCGTTCGGGGGGCCTAGATATTGATCAAGGTCTCGACGATTTTCCGCCGGAAGAGGATGACCTCCCCTTCTGA
- the lpdA gene encoding dihydrolipoyl dehydrogenase, which yields MTKTYDFDVLVIGAGPGGYHAAIRAAQLGLKVACAEREAVGGVCLNIGCIPTKALLHAAEMVVASKHAAEFGLTFADTNLNIAKLNGWKDGIVKKLTGGVSGLFKANKVTLLTGQASFVDEHTVQVGDQSYSAASIIIATGSDPARLPGLEVDQERIVDSTGALVVPDPIPARMLCVGGGVIGFEFAQVYNNMGSKVKVIEFLPSIIPGADADAVKEFGKVMKKQGLEIVTEMKANRAEKRDDGVHVELENVKTGEKTTEVFDRVLVAVGRRPRTDGLNMAAAGVNVTERGFIPADKQQRTNVPHIFSIGDVAGNPMLAHKAMKEGLVAAEVIAGKPAEQDAVAIPGVVYTNPELAWVGLTEQEAKDKGYEVKTGVFPMSASGRAMTLQATDGFVKMVVEKDTDLLLGVHIVAPHASDMLAEAGLALEMAATATDIALTIHAHPTLGEAMLEAAEAAHKQAIHIINR from the coding sequence ATGACCAAGACTTATGACTTCGACGTGCTCGTGATCGGCGCCGGGCCTGGGGGCTACCACGCCGCGATCCGCGCCGCACAGCTCGGGCTGAAGGTGGCCTGCGCCGAGCGTGAAGCGGTGGGCGGGGTTTGCCTGAACATCGGCTGCATTCCCACCAAGGCGCTGCTGCACGCTGCCGAGATGGTGGTGGCGAGCAAGCACGCCGCCGAATTCGGCCTCACTTTTGCCGACACCAACCTCAACATCGCCAAGCTCAACGGCTGGAAAGACGGCATCGTCAAGAAGCTCACGGGCGGCGTCAGCGGGCTGTTCAAGGCCAACAAGGTCACGCTGCTCACCGGGCAGGCGAGCTTCGTGGACGAGCACACCGTGCAGGTGGGCGACCAGAGCTACTCGGCGGCCAGCATCATCATCGCCACCGGCTCGGACCCCGCCCGGCTGCCGGGGCTGGAGGTGGACCAGGAGCGCATCGTGGACTCAACCGGCGCCCTCGTCGTGCCGGACCCCATCCCCGCGCGAATGCTGTGCGTGGGCGGCGGCGTGATCGGGTTCGAGTTCGCGCAGGTGTACAACAACATGGGCTCGAAGGTCAAAGTGATCGAGTTTCTGCCCAGCATCATCCCTGGCGCCGACGCCGACGCGGTGAAGGAATTCGGCAAGGTGATGAAAAAGCAGGGCCTCGAGATCGTGACCGAGATGAAGGCGAACCGGGCCGAGAAGAGGGACGACGGCGTGCACGTCGAGCTGGAAAACGTCAAGACCGGCGAGAAGACCACCGAGGTCTTCGACCGCGTGCTCGTGGCGGTGGGCCGGCGCCCGCGCACCGACGGCCTGAATATGGCGGCAGCGGGCGTGAACGTCACCGAGCGCGGCTTCATCCCTGCCGACAAGCAGCAGCGCACCAACGTGCCCCACATCTTCTCGATCGGGGACGTGGCCGGTAACCCAATGCTCGCGCACAAGGCGATGAAAGAGGGTCTGGTCGCCGCCGAGGTGATCGCCGGCAAGCCCGCCGAGCAGGACGCGGTCGCCATTCCCGGTGTGGTGTACACCAACCCCGAACTCGCCTGGGTGGGCCTGACCGAGCAGGAGGCGAAGGACAAAGGCTACGAGGTCAAGACCGGCGTCTTCCCGATGAGTGCCTCGGGCCGCGCGATGACGCTGCAAGCCACCGACGGCTTCGTGAAGATGGTTGTCGAGAAAGACACCGACCTGCTGCTCGGCGTCCACATCGTCGCGCCGCACGCCTCGGACATGCTCGCGGAGGCGGGACTCGCGCTCGAGATGGCCGCCACCGCCACCGACATCGCCCTGACCATCCACGCCCATCCCACGCTGGGCGAGGCGATGCTCGAAGCGGCGGAAGCCGCCCACAAGCAGGCCATTCACATCATCAACCGCTGA
- the rpsF gene encoding 30S ribosomal protein S6 — MNQYDLNLILNPNLSAEQVQIEKDYIENAVRNVGGEISHLDDLGNRRLAYQVGKDREGYYLMYTIKAQGNPEQAIASSLRLRDHVRRVLVVKDRPEWKTKKA, encoded by the coding sequence ATGAACCAGTACGACCTCAACCTGATCCTGAACCCCAACCTGAGCGCCGAGCAGGTGCAGATCGAGAAGGACTACATCGAAAACGCCGTGCGTAACGTGGGCGGGGAAATCAGCCACCTCGACGACCTCGGCAACCGCCGCCTGGCCTACCAGGTGGGCAAGGACCGCGAAGGCTACTACCTGATGTACACCATCAAGGCCCAGGGCAACCCCGAGCAGGCCATCGCCAGCAGCCTGCGCCTGCGCGACCACGTCCGCCGCGTCCTGGTGGTCAAGGACCGCCCGGAATGGAAGACCAAGAAGGCCTGA
- a CDS encoding phytoene desaturase family protein, with amino-acid sequence MRGPQHVAVIGAGFAGLAAALRLARAGARVTVLDALDRPGGKAALGYDDFSSGPTVVTMPQVFRGLHARLALPVPEFTAARPTTTYHALGTGGKEGRTFAPEALHVAGSLEPTLAQLSRAEGRRYAELLLAARQMYLGAQGTFLFAPPPTPAALARYALTRGRQAAPLSSLARFVRSGSFLTPFWLRFATYLGADPYRAPAVLHNIAWVELGYGVWHLPGGLLALAGRLHAQAEALGVHFEPGTRVLSLSAHGGQVLGAQTNRGTFAADAWVSAADRALTVGWLGLDEKPTPRGVSGFALQLRLARDVGQAHHIFWPRDYAQEWRDIRAGQLPSDPTLYLHLDGERAFLLVNAPPRPEAVGDAREYGAFLLRELQRRTELPVSEWRPLSPADYARTAQEGALYGRAPHGLLGSLRPGWRLPHARNLVQVGGTVHPGGGVPLSLLSGWNGAGTLLGLPYDDLGGREVPGLGEVW; translated from the coding sequence GTGAGAGGCCCGCAGCACGTCGCGGTGATCGGCGCGGGCTTCGCGGGGCTCGCGGCGGCGCTGCGGCTGGCGCGGGCAGGCGCGCGAGTGACGGTCCTCGACGCGTTGGACCGGCCCGGCGGCAAGGCGGCGCTCGGCTACGACGACTTTTCGAGCGGCCCCACCGTGGTCACGATGCCGCAGGTCTTCCGGGGCCTGCACGCCCGGCTCGCCCTGCCGGTCCCCGAGTTCACGGCGGCGCGGCCCACCACCACCTACCACGCCCTGGGGACCGGAGGGAAGGAAGGCCGCACCTTCGCCCCCGAAGCGCTGCACGTCGCCGGTAGCCTGGAACCCACCCTCGCCCAGCTTTCCCGCGCGGAGGGCCGGCGCTACGCCGAACTGCTCCTCGCCGCGCGGCAGATGTACCTCGGGGCGCAGGGCACCTTTCTTTTCGCGCCGCCGCCCACCCCCGCCGCGCTCGCGCGCTACGCCCTGACCAGGGGCCGGCAGGCCGCGCCGCTGTCCTCGCTCGCGCGCTTCGTGCGTTCGGGCTCGTTCCTGACGCCCTTCTGGCTGCGCTTCGCCACCTACCTCGGCGCCGATCCCTACCGGGCGCCCGCCGTGCTGCACAACATCGCCTGGGTGGAACTCGGCTACGGGGTGTGGCACCTGCCGGGGGGGCTGCTCGCCCTTGCGGGGCGCCTGCACGCGCAGGCCGAGGCGCTCGGGGTGCACTTCGAGCCGGGGACGCGGGTGCTGTCGCTGAGCGCCCACGGCGGGCAGGTGCTCGGCGCGCAGACCAACCGGGGCACCTTCGCCGCCGACGCCTGGGTGAGCGCCGCCGACCGCGCCCTGACGGTGGGCTGGCTCGGCCTGGACGAGAAACCCACGCCGCGCGGGGTGAGCGGCTTCGCGCTGCAACTGCGCCTCGCGCGGGACGTGGGGCAGGCGCACCACATCTTCTGGCCGCGCGACTACGCCCAGGAATGGCGCGACATCCGCGCTGGGCAGCTCCCGAGTGACCCGACGCTCTACCTGCACCTCGACGGTGAGCGGGCCTTCCTGCTCGTCAATGCGCCGCCGCGTCCGGAGGCGGTGGGGGACGCGCGGGAGTACGGGGCATTTTTGTTGCGCGAGCTTCAGCGCCGCACCGAACTCCCGGTGAGCGAGTGGCGGCCCCTGTCGCCCGCCGACTACGCCCGCACCGCGCAGGAAGGGGCGCTGTATGGCCGCGCGCCCCACGGCCTGCTCGGCAGCCTGCGCCCCGGCTGGCGGCTGCCGCACGCGCGCAACCTCGTGCAGGTGGGCGGCACGGTGCACCCCGGCGGCGGCGTCCCGCTCTCGCTGCTCTCGGGCTGGAACGGCGCGGGAACGCTGCTCGGGCTGCCCTACGACGACCTCGGTGGGCGCGAGGTCCCCGGCCTGGGGGAAGTGTGGTGA
- a CDS encoding cytochrome P450 — protein sequence MSRSLRALPEPDPKPGNGHLQDWALAPLPLIEEGARRARAAGGDLFRLRLGLPAVVGFSPAWNRRLLTDLPTFVSAGSFSKIVPYLAGGIILTDAPAHGERRADLNPGFGKRHLERLRARTDAAFPGVPAEPFDALAWADGAVLRLLNAAYFSGEFDAHLLHAFLAPLRRPFPVPALPRPLLFARVGTELRRLADRRLQEGGDDLLAFLAPLPGGLTEARVSLAAAHDTTTHALAYALWHLAEHPEWHTIAGHAPALKETLRLFPPGWMGSRRLRRPVTWQGTELPRGTLALYSPYLSGRDPALWEAPGAFRPERWAARPPAWAYLPFGGGERLCLGMHLAQTLIHDVLAHMPPLRAVRGDPTPQPGLTLGPKGPLVVHSL from the coding sequence GTGAGCCGCTCCCTGCGCGCGCTGCCTGAGCCCGATCCCAAGCCCGGCAACGGCCACCTCCAGGACTGGGCGCTCGCGCCGCTGCCGCTGATCGAGGAGGGCGCGCGCCGGGCACGGGCGGCGGGGGGCGACCTCTTTCGCCTGCGGCTCGGCCTGCCTGCCGTCGTCGGTTTTTCCCCGGCCTGGAACCGGCGGCTGCTCACCGACCTGCCCACCTTCGTGAGTGCGGGGAGCTTCTCAAAGATCGTGCCCTACCTCGCGGGCGGCATCATCCTGACCGACGCGCCGGCGCATGGGGAGCGGCGCGCGGACCTCAACCCCGGCTTCGGAAAGCGCCACCTGGAGCGGCTGCGTGCGCGCACGGACGCGGCCTTTCCTGGTGTTCCCGCCGAACCCTTCGATGCCCTGGCCTGGGCCGACGGCGCGGTGCTGCGGCTGCTGAACGCGGCGTATTTCAGCGGGGAATTTGATGCCCACCTTCTCCACGCTTTCCTCGCGCCGCTGCGCCGCCCCTTTCCGGTACCGGCCCTGCCGCGTCCGCTGCTGTTCGCACGGGTGGGCACCGAGTTGCGCCGGCTCGCCGACCGCCGTTTGCAGGAGGGGGGCGACGACCTGCTCGCCTTCCTCGCGCCGCTGCCGGGGGGGCTCACCGAAGCGCGCGTTTCGCTCGCCGCCGCCCACGACACGACGACCCACGCGCTCGCCTACGCCCTGTGGCACCTCGCAGAGCACCCCGAGTGGCACACGATTGCTGGCCACGCTCCGGCCCTCAAGGAAACCCTGCGCCTCTTTCCGCCCGGCTGGATGGGCAGCCGCCGCCTGCGCCGCCCGGTCACCTGGCAGGGCACCGAGCTGCCGCGCGGCACGCTGGCGCTGTATTCGCCCTACCTCTCGGGCCGCGACCCGGCGCTCTGGGAGGCGCCCGGCGCCTTTCGTCCGGAGCGCTGGGCCGCCAGGCCGCCCGCCTGGGCCTACCTCCCCTTCGGCGGCGGCGAGCGGCTGTGCCTAGGGATGCACCTCGCGCAGACGCTGATTCACGACGTGCTCGCGCACATGCCGCCGCTGCGGGCCGTGCGCGGTGACCCCACGCCGCAGCCGGGCCTCACCCTGGGGCCGAAAGGACCGCTCGTCGTGCATAGCCTGTGA
- a CDS encoding DUF4126 domain-containing protein: MDLFSGLLSSLGLSGAAGLNAYIPLLVVGALSRFGVIDLSAPYDFLANPWVMLAVGVVGLLDFIGDKIPGVDHALHLAGGVLNTAAGAVLFAAQTGVADLPPALSLALGVIVAGGVHATRAAVRPVATATTGGLGNPVVSAAEDAGSLTLSVLAVFAPLLAALGLVGLAALGYRLWSRLKVRRQRV; this comes from the coding sequence ATGGACCTCTTCTCCGGCCTGCTCTCCTCGCTGGGCCTGTCGGGCGCGGCGGGGCTGAATGCCTACATCCCTCTGCTCGTGGTGGGCGCCCTGTCGCGGTTCGGGGTGATCGACCTCTCGGCGCCCTACGACTTTCTCGCCAACCCCTGGGTGATGCTCGCGGTCGGCGTGGTGGGGCTGCTCGACTTCATCGGTGACAAGATTCCGGGGGTGGACCACGCCCTGCACCTCGCGGGCGGCGTCCTGAACACGGCGGCGGGCGCGGTGCTGTTCGCCGCGCAGACTGGGGTGGCCGACCTTCCCCCGGCCCTGAGCCTCGCGCTCGGCGTGATCGTCGCGGGCGGAGTCCACGCCACCCGCGCCGCCGTGCGCCCGGTCGCCACCGCCACGACGGGTGGCCTCGGCAACCCGGTGGTGAGCGCCGCCGAGGACGCCGGGAGCCTCACCCTCAGCGTGCTCGCCGTCTTCGCGCCGCTGCTTGCCGCGCTCGGCCTCGTCGGTCTCGCCGCGCTCGGCTACCGGCTGTGGTCGCGGCTCAAGGTCCGGCGACAACGGGTCTGA
- the pth gene encoding aminoacyl-tRNA hydrolase, with translation MKLIVGLGNPGERYAQTRHNVGWLVVDELARRAGASWRRDGEAETAEVRFGPAPGEKVLLVKPQTFMNASGKAVWPLVGFYKLEGEQLLIVQDDLDSPFGLLKFRLGGRHGGQNGVRDLIARLGHDRFPRLKIGISRPPPGRDPADWVLSKWRDEERSTLNELVRLGADAAECWAARGLAEAQQLYNGTDLRPPPPAPTPPPPGPELAPPQDTQD, from the coding sequence TTGAAGCTGATCGTGGGGCTGGGCAACCCGGGCGAACGCTACGCGCAGACCCGCCACAACGTGGGCTGGTTGGTCGTGGACGAGCTGGCCCGGCGCGCGGGGGCGAGCTGGCGCCGGGACGGCGAGGCCGAGACCGCCGAGGTGCGTTTCGGGCCAGCGCCCGGCGAGAAGGTGCTGCTCGTGAAACCTCAGACCTTCATGAATGCCTCGGGCAAGGCGGTATGGCCGCTGGTGGGCTTCTACAAGCTGGAAGGTGAGCAGCTTCTGATCGTGCAAGACGACCTCGACAGTCCTTTCGGGCTGCTCAAGTTCCGGCTCGGCGGGCGGCACGGCGGGCAAAACGGAGTGCGTGACCTGATCGCCCGGCTGGGGCACGACCGCTTTCCCCGGCTCAAGATCGGCATCTCCCGCCCGCCTCCGGGCCGCGACCCCGCCGACTGGGTGCTGAGCAAATGGCGCGACGAGGAGCGGAGCACCCTGAACGAACTCGTCCGCCTCGGCGCAGACGCCGCCGAATGCTGGGCCGCGCGCGGCCTCGCCGAAGCGCAGCAGCTCTACAACGGCACCGACCTGCGCCCCCCGCCGCCCGCCCCCACGCCGCCTCCACCCGGGCCGGAGCTGGCGCCGCCCCAGGACACTCAAGACTGA
- a CDS encoding VanW family protein, whose product MIRLTCLLLTLLTGCRDAPPGETRNAPPAALPSAIREVAATREVAASARAPSSEAVAGPKAQSFTLTWSAPEPQLRAGEIARPETGGRLNLALPAPEQAQPDGEAGGGSEAALPGPWRSRLDALYGQLEKRRPREVRFLRGGGGWVAQAQTGWVVDRAATEAALRRALREGRASSAVVLKLAAPDRSVRWAQAQGLRHLATGETSFAGSPEFRVHNIVTGAGRVGGVWLAPGETFNFNRLIGPVSARRGFKPGYVISGGGLATEDGGGICQVSTTVFRAALRAGLPITERHAHSRQVAYYGEPGLDAAVYAPAKNLRFVNDTGGPLLVQAEWDTDAERLQIHLFGRSSGRQVTVGEPVQTRLRPAGEPQFMTDPALAQGEVRRIDMPAPGAQVSVLREIRGARGELLLRENWRSSYRPWGGAFAVAPGDPRARD is encoded by the coding sequence ATGATTCGACTGACCTGTCTGCTGCTCACCCTCCTGACCGGCTGCCGCGACGCACCGCCGGGGGAGACGCGTAACGCCCCACCTGCGGCGCTGCCTTCTGCGATCAGGGAGGTGGCTGCGACCAGGGAAGTGGCGGCGTCTGCCCGCGCTCCCAGCTCCGAGGCCGTTGCTGGACCGAAAGCCCAGTCTTTCACGCTCACCTGGAGCGCACCGGAGCCGCAACTGCGGGCAGGAGAGATCGCGCGCCCGGAAACCGGCGGGCGACTGAACCTTGCGCTCCCGGCACCGGAGCAGGCGCAGCCTGACGGGGAGGCCGGCGGGGGGTCCGAGGCGGCCCTGCCCGGCCCCTGGCGCTCCCGGCTCGACGCGCTGTATGGGCAACTGGAGAAGCGCCGCCCGCGCGAAGTGCGCTTTCTCCGGGGAGGCGGCGGGTGGGTGGCCCAGGCGCAGACCGGCTGGGTGGTGGACCGCGCGGCGACCGAGGCAGCGCTGCGCCGCGCCCTGCGCGAAGGCCGGGCGTCGAGCGCCGTCGTTCTGAAACTCGCCGCGCCGGACCGCTCGGTGCGCTGGGCGCAGGCGCAGGGCCTGCGGCATCTGGCGACGGGCGAGACGAGTTTTGCCGGCAGTCCCGAGTTCCGCGTCCACAACATCGTGACCGGCGCGGGGCGGGTCGGCGGGGTGTGGCTCGCGCCCGGCGAGACCTTCAACTTCAACCGCCTGATCGGTCCAGTGAGCGCGCGGCGCGGATTCAAACCCGGCTACGTCATCAGCGGCGGCGGGCTCGCCACCGAGGACGGCGGGGGCATCTGCCAGGTGAGCACCACCGTGTTCCGCGCGGCGCTGCGGGCCGGCCTCCCCATCACCGAGCGCCACGCCCACTCGCGGCAGGTCGCCTACTACGGCGAACCGGGCCTCGACGCCGCCGTATACGCGCCGGCCAAGAACCTGCGCTTCGTCAACGACACGGGCGGGCCGCTGCTGGTGCAGGCCGAGTGGGACACGGACGCCGAGCGGCTTCAGATCCACCTGTTCGGGCGCTCATCGGGCCGGCAGGTCACGGTCGGTGAGCCTGTTCAGACCCGCCTCCGCCCGGCTGGCGAGCCGCAGTTCATGACGGACCCGGCGCTCGCTCAGGGCGAGGTCCGGCGCATCGATATGCCCGCTCCCGGCGCGCAGGTCAGCGTGTTGCGCGAGATCCGGGGCGCGCGGGGTGAACTGCTGCTGCGCGAGAACTGGCGCAGCAGCTACCGGCCCTGGGGTGGGGCCTTTGCCGTCGCGCCCGGCGACCCGCGCGCCCGCGACTGA
- a CDS encoding fasciclin domain-containing protein translates to MKKILLFSAFLLTGAAVAGGGSSVPRGNTIAAIVANDPNFSTLLSAVQAAGLVETLNSAGPFTVFAPTNAAFAKIPSEQLNAILNDREQLRSLLLYHVVPGRVTAAQVVNLSSARTANGSDVRISRMNGNVMINDARVTRTDIRASNGIIHVVDSVIQP, encoded by the coding sequence ATGAAAAAGATCCTTCTGTTCAGTGCTTTTCTGTTGACGGGCGCCGCTGTCGCGGGTGGCGGAAGTTCGGTGCCGCGCGGGAATACCATTGCGGCCATCGTGGCGAATGACCCCAACTTCAGCACGCTGCTCTCGGCAGTGCAGGCGGCCGGCCTGGTCGAAACCCTGAACAGCGCCGGTCCCTTTACCGTCTTCGCACCGACCAACGCGGCCTTCGCCAAGATTCCATCGGAGCAGCTCAACGCCATCCTCAACGACCGCGAGCAGTTGCGCAGCCTGCTGCTCTATCACGTGGTCCCAGGGCGCGTGACGGCGGCGCAGGTCGTGAACCTGTCGAGTGCGCGCACCGCCAACGGTTCGGACGTGCGCATCTCGCGCATGAACGGCAACGTCATGATCAATGACGCCCGCGTGACCCGCACCGACATCCGGGCGAGCAACGGCATCATCCACGTCGTGGACAGCGTCATCCAGCCCTGA